The proteins below are encoded in one region of Aquisphaera giovannonii:
- a CDS encoding nitrilase-related carbon-nitrogen hydrolase, translating to MPRLDRYYAAACQVDLPCPRHRDEIAGRVGHLLGMVDRAVVGYEPFFDVRLVVFPEFAHAAPVYETAEELADKLAVPIPNEHTDAYARKARERGIFIQTGTFLEVDPGWPGSVFNTTCLIGPEGLLSRYRKVNPWLPWEVHASPHDLPGYDEPLFPVVETEIGRLGAAICYDWLFPEAIRALALQGAEVLIRVSAYMDPWGATPPMDWWTLFNRARAAENFAYVVAANQAASAANYPPFSWPGGSMIVDYDGRILAQADPGPGEKIVVGPIDLASLRAERARRRGHHLLSHIRAEAYTSLYAAPIHPPARRFP from the coding sequence ATGCCCCGCCTCGATCGATATTACGCCGCGGCGTGCCAGGTCGACCTCCCCTGCCCTCGGCACCGCGACGAGATCGCCGGCCGCGTCGGCCATCTCCTCGGGATGGTGGACCGGGCGGTCGTCGGTTATGAGCCGTTCTTCGACGTCCGGCTCGTGGTCTTCCCCGAGTTCGCCCACGCCGCCCCGGTCTACGAGACGGCCGAGGAGCTGGCCGACAAGCTGGCCGTGCCGATCCCCAACGAGCACACCGACGCGTACGCGAGGAAGGCCCGCGAGCGCGGGATCTTCATCCAGACCGGGACGTTCCTGGAGGTCGACCCGGGGTGGCCCGGGTCGGTCTTCAACACGACCTGCCTGATCGGCCCCGAGGGCCTGCTCAGCCGCTATCGCAAGGTCAATCCGTGGCTCCCCTGGGAGGTCCACGCGAGCCCCCACGACCTGCCCGGCTACGACGAGCCGCTCTTCCCGGTCGTCGAGACGGAGATCGGCCGCCTGGGCGCGGCGATCTGCTACGACTGGCTGTTCCCCGAGGCGATCCGGGCCCTGGCGTTGCAAGGCGCGGAGGTCCTGATCCGCGTCTCCGCGTACATGGATCCCTGGGGGGCGACCCCGCCGATGGACTGGTGGACGCTGTTCAACCGGGCCCGGGCGGCCGAGAACTTCGCCTACGTCGTGGCCGCGAACCAGGCGGCGAGCGCCGCCAACTACCCGCCGTTCTCCTGGCCCGGCGGCAGCATGATCGTGGACTACGACGGCCGCATCCTGGCCCAGGCCGACCCGGGGCCCGGCGAGAAGATCGTCGTGGGGCCGATCGACCTCGCCTCCCTCCGCGCCGAGAGGGCCCGCCGCCGCGGCCATCATCTGCTTTCCCATATCCGGGCGGAGGCCTATACTAGCCTCTACGCCGCGCCCATCCATCCGCCCGCGCGACGTTTCCCGTGA
- a CDS encoding tetratricopeptide repeat protein, with translation MSGLRRGYRTKAMLAAAILGSLGSARADDQPSGTSTKHRPRPQGPGVAVGATGGIGWRNYWVPYFAVGLPDGEVAYYVPPPILYTPAGPVIGAGPLAAPVPVSIQRGPLAPAPPPGLVPEPAPKRPGPAPIARKESARAAQLVVLGDRHFKAANVKRAEERYQQAEKLDPSSATAQLRMAQVAIVRERYAEAAQRLRDAQTAQPGWIAATPDIQSLYGEPQEFARHLNRLESHLQAHPEDRDAWLVLGAEWYLSGRTARAADVFARIDDPHRKPDIALAAFLEATRQH, from the coding sequence GTGAGCGGACTCCGGCGAGGTTATCGGACCAAGGCGATGCTCGCGGCCGCGATCCTGGGCTCCCTGGGATCGGCGCGGGCGGACGACCAGCCGTCGGGCACCTCCACCAAGCACCGGCCCCGGCCGCAAGGTCCGGGCGTCGCCGTGGGGGCGACGGGCGGAATCGGCTGGCGCAATTACTGGGTGCCCTACTTCGCCGTCGGCCTCCCGGACGGCGAGGTCGCCTACTACGTCCCGCCCCCCATCCTCTACACCCCGGCCGGGCCCGTGATCGGCGCCGGCCCGCTGGCCGCCCCGGTCCCCGTCTCCATCCAGCGAGGGCCGCTCGCGCCCGCGCCGCCGCCCGGCCTGGTGCCCGAGCCCGCCCCGAAGCGGCCCGGCCCCGCGCCGATCGCGCGGAAGGAGTCGGCCCGGGCCGCCCAGCTCGTCGTGCTCGGCGACCGGCATTTCAAGGCGGCGAACGTCAAGCGCGCCGAGGAGCGATACCAGCAGGCGGAGAAGCTCGACCCGAGCTCCGCGACGGCCCAGCTCCGGATGGCCCAGGTGGCGATCGTCCGCGAGCGCTACGCGGAGGCGGCCCAGCGGCTCCGCGACGCGCAGACGGCGCAGCCCGGCTGGATCGCCGCGACCCCGGACATCCAGTCCCTCTACGGCGAGCCCCAGGAATTCGCGAGGCACCTCAACCGGCTGGAATCGCACCTCCAGGCCCATCCCGAGGACCGCGACGCCTGGCTCGTCCTCGGGGCCGAATGGTACCTCTCCGGCCGGACGGCGCGCGCCGCCGACGTCTTCGCCCGGATCGACGACCCTCACCGCAAGCCGGACATCGCGCTGGCGGCGTTCCTCGAAGCCACGAGACAGCACTGA